The stretch of DNA ATCTAACATGTCTAACCCTTTCACTATTACTGATGACAAATGGCTCACTTTCTGCTCAAGGCATCAACCACCACATTTGCTTTTCCTAGGTGGTAATGCAATGTGAACTCATAATCCTTGATGAACTCCATCCGTCTTTGCTGTCTGATATTAAGCTTCTTCTAGTCAAacaagtatttaaaatttttatggTCATCTGAACACATCAAAATTGCACCCATACAGATAGTGCCTCCAAATATTTAGTGCAAAAACAATCGCAAAAAATTCAATGTCATGCGTGGGGTAGTACTTCTCATGCACCTTCAACTGTTTGGAAGCATATGCTACCACTTGTTCTTCTGCATAAGTACACAACCCAATCCTTGTAAAGAAGCATCAaaataaacttcatatggttcttctggtTGTGGCAACACCAACACCGGTGATGTGGTTAGTTTATCTTTCATCAGCTGAAAACTCTTCTCACATTCCTCCATCCATGCATAGATATGATTTTTCTTAGTGAGTTGTGTCAACGGAGCTGTAATCTTGGCAAAACCCTCAATGAATCTTCTATAGTATCTGATCAAGCCCAAAAAACTTCTGTGATAGTTTGTGGTTGTTTCGATGCCACCGCAACTTCCACTTTAGTTTGGTCGACAACGATACCTTCCCTTGAAGTGACATGTCCCAAGAATTTCACGTCCTCCAACTAGAATTCACATTTCCGCAAATTAGCATACAATGGCTTATCCTTCGAGACTTGAAAAACTTGACGTAGATGAGCTTCATGTTCCTCTCGGCTCTTAGAATTGATCAATATGTCATCGATGGAAACCACCATAAATTTGTCTAAGAAATGGTGAAATATAcgattcatgtagtccatgaaaatagTTGGTGCATTGATGACACCAAAAGGCATCACTAAATATTCAAATTGTCCATAGCGTGTTTCGAATGTTGTTTTAGGAATGTCTTCTTCCTTCATCTAGATCTGATGATACCCCGACTTCATatcaatcattaaaaatatgtttgctCCTTTGAGTTGGTCCATCAAGTCATCAATGTGTGGCAAGGGATACATGTTCTTGATGGTGACTTTGTTAAGTTGACGATAATCAACACAAAGTCAAGACtttccatccttcttcttcattAGGAGCATCAGATCTCCCCAAGGAGAGACACTCGACCGTATGAACTGTTTAGACAAAAGGTTTTCTAATTGATTTTTCAAATCTGACAATTCTGATGGAGACATTCTATATGGGGTATTAGAAATAGGTCGTGTACTAGAAGTAACATCAATTGAGAATTAAATATCACAGACTAAGCGTAATCTTGGTACATCTGGCGAAAATACCTCTGGGAAATTTTTTACTACAAGAATCCCATCTACCTCCGCCTCTAGCTTCATAATGATTGAGTTGAGGAAACGATATTTCTAGAATCCCCCTTTCAAAGAGTACTTCAGTTTATTCGTATCGAGAAACACTTGGGTATGGGCATATCACAGACTTATGAGCGTAATCCAATAGAACTTAGTGTCTTGAAAACCAATCCATCCTAAGGATCACTCCCAAATATGTGAGggaatacaaattaaataaatgttgaATTTCATACCAACATAGTCAATGAGCATTGTAAGCAAGCCATACTACATTTCACTGTTTCAGTAGAAGGTATGGTAACcattaaatcaaacaacaaGGTAGTAACAACAAGTTGGAGTGAATCCACCCAATCCAATGAAATGAACGAGTGTGTTTCCCCTAAATCATATATAACATTAAGTGATTTTCCAGATATTAAACACTCACCTTGGATAAGTTTAGAGGAAGACGGGGGCTTCTTCTCCATTGATATGGTAGACACGTCATTTGGCATTAGGGCATGCAACATTTTAGTTGATATTGTTGTTGTAGCTCAATCGTTCTTCCGTTCAAGACCTTCATTTGCAATATGGTCTAGTTTCTGACAGATCTAGCAAACCCTAGGTTTGATTGGACACTCAGTTATCGTGTGTCCTTCCCCGTTGCAGCGAAAACACTTGATAGGGTGTGCATGGTTCTGAATTGGAGTTTTTGGCCCTTGATCTTCCCCATTTTGAGGTCGGGGTTGATCTCTAGCATTCTTCTATGGTCGGACATACAACTTGTGTTGTTGATGTTGTTTGTCTCTGTATTGTTGGTCGTTATGCCCCTGTTTTCAAGTATTAACATTTAGAGGCCAATCATCTATATTTCATGATAGGAATGAATTTTGATCGCTACATGAGGTCTCGTGGGTCCACCTATAGCACCCCTGTTCACACGACTCTATTTTATATGCTCCACTTTCTTGCATTTCTCCACCAACACTTGGTATTGGCGTATCTCAAAGGGCCTCACTGACTCCTTAATTTCATACTTGAGACCTATCGCACATGTATTCTTCATCTATCTAGTTTTGGAAATTTCGGAAATGCTTTGATAGAGAGTTGAATTTTGGTGCATAATCAGCTATTGTGAGATTCGCTTGATACAACTTCAGAAATAGAGCCTCTTTCTCAGCCCAAGCACTCTTCGGGAAGTAGTTTTCCAAGAACTTATTCTTGAAAACGTCCTAGGTAAGCTCTTCGTGATTTGTTTCCATCATTTTCCTCGCACCTCACCACCAGTATTCGACTTCACCAATCATCAAATAGGTGAAATACTCCACCTTTTCATTGTCTGGACAATAATTCTTTTTCTTAGGAGTGGCACATCATGTAGTAAAGGAAAGTTTCGCTAGGAAATAActtgatatcatttttttaaaggaaCACAATGCGACTTtttagatattattattattttaatttttattatttaaattatttaaattattttaattattattattattattattatacatgtctatatatatatatattgtgaaaAACATATGCATAACCTCAAATCTTTTCCTTTGGAATAAGGAAAAGTCGCTCAATATCTTAATGTGGGTCACTAAGATAATTGAGTCCTGATTGGTAAAGGTGGTCTGGCCAAACCCCAATCAACGTCCTGATTGTTCTCTTTTACTTGTTATTCCATGCCtggaataacctaaatgtcTCACCGTGAATAAGGTCATGCATGATCtgattaatgatattgtacAAAACTTGAAATGTTTTGTATAAAATGCACTTATTATGTCATATATAAAATGTATCATTGATCcacaacaattataaataacttaGGCGATATACTCAactgataataatttaatcttaagTCCTTAATTCAAAACGTAAATTCATAGtcaaaaaatagaaacaatattGGAGTCATGAAAATAGTAACAACATCAAAGTTatgaaaaatagtaaaaatataaaagtcatgaaattaataacaacataaaagtcatgaagttaataacaacataaaatttCATTTGAAAAACCCCTGAGGTCATTATGTTCATAATGCTACAAACATGTATAGCATTTTAGTACCACAGACTAAGTTCAATACAAATATGTTTCCTTAACTTGTTTCCATAATCTAATTCTTATATATTTGATTCCTTATTCAAACATgcaattttagattaaattttactttaaattGTTATTCcaaaaatgttatcttttttattcttattgttGAAGTAAAAACCTTTTCGATAtgtgttttaatgacaacaaatcttatgaaataaatgttaaattttcTAAATGGTGATCTACTAACGTTTGCATTTGAGTTTTTGTTGAAAGAACAAAAGCAGTCTAGCTTAAAGCCATTCACATAAACAAGTGTGTTGTATCAACTCAACAATGAAAGAATTGATGAGCCTAATTCATTAAATATGATTATCCTCAAGTCGAGGATGATTATCGCAATATGTTACATCTCAATCACACATAAAATCTCTTGGAAGAAGTCAAGAAAAAACTATGGGTCAAGATGTGTCTATATGAAAATTAGATGATGAAGAATCCAGATTCGAGGATGAAGAATCCATATATGAGGATGCATATATTTCACAATCTTATATATGAGGGTAACTCGAGGATGGACATTCATCACAATCTCAGGTCCAAGGATGAGTATTCTTCACAATTTCATCTCaaaggataaatatttatcaaaattttcatctcacaaatattgaaaaaataattttcataaaagtaCAAAATGACAAAAGTTGATAAGTTGtagtggaaaaatgtagagaaattgaggatatgaagaataagagggccAACCGAGGAGGGAACTTTAATTCCGGggggcctagtcgggtgaaccatcataataacaaagaaaaacaagttGTTAAGCCCTATAACCGACCACATAACAACAACAGAGATCGGAGCCACTTGGGCAACCAGAATTTTGGAAGGCAATTGGGAAAAGGGATTCGATGTTTCCAATGTGGGGATTTGATGTTTCCAATGTGGAACCAGTAGTGAATGCAACTAGagctactcgtcctactgctagagggcGCGTTTATTGCATGGGTTCTAAAGCTTGAAATCCATCCAGCAATTTGATCCAACGAGACTGCGAGATTACAAGTAaaactctaactgcactttttgattcgggggtaacccattccttcattgttatggactgtgtgaatcgtttgaagttaatTATGTCTTCTctgccttttgatttggttgtttccacacctgctaagactttgactgTAAATACTGCATGTTTACGTTGTCAAGTAACTATCCAAAATATggatttcttgattaatttgatttgtttacccctACAATCACTCAAGGtaattctcggtatggattggatgtcgtatcatttATAATATTGGACTGTGCTCGCAAATTAGTTCTTTTCCCCGAGCCAGGAGTCGTTCAATACCTAGCTGCTAACAAATTCAGAGTTTTACTGAAAGAaggaactcatgagtttttgtcattagataacgtggaggcaaagataaatgtgagcATAGAGGACTTGGTGCTTGTCAAAAAGTACCTAGACGTATTTCCAACAGAAATTTCAGGATTACAACCAAATAAGAGAGGTGGAGTTCTTCATTGATCTACATCCAAATACCGGACCTATTTCAATTGCGCCGTATCGGATTTCGcaattggaattaaatgagctaaaaggccaaattgaagattgGTTGGAGAAAGGATTTATCAGACCAAgcgtatcaccatggggagctccagtatTGTTAGTTAAGAAAAAAGACGGAAGCTAGCGCTTATGTGAGGATTATAGGCAACTTAATAAgacaactattaagaatcgttatcctttacCACGTATTGATGATTTGATAGATCATTTGAGAGGAGCCGCGATATTTTTgtagattgacttgaagtcaggttaccatcagattcgagtaagagaaggagatattcagaaaactgctttcaaaACCcgttacggacattatgaatatcttgttatgccatttggagttaccaatgcaccaacaatttttatggattacatgaatagAATTTTCAGCCCATTTCTAGATAAGTTTGTCGTGGTGTTCAtcgatgatatattaatttattcaaggactgaggAAGAACATGGAAAGCATTTGCATCAAGTTCTTGAAGTTTTACACGAGAAaaaattgtatgccaatctatCGACGTGCAAGTTTTGGCTAGAAAACGTGaacttcttaggacatgtgataaccaagaaAGGTATCGTTGTGGATCCGGCGAAGATTGAGACAGTCCTtacttggaaacagcctcagactatCACTTGCATACGAAGTTTCTTCGGACTGGCAGGATATTATaagaggtttattgaaggttttgctatgattgtagctccattgacacaactcatTAGAAATGATCAACCGTTCACGTGGGCAGAGAATTGTAAAGAAAATTTCCAGTTACTAAAAAAAAGTTGACGATCTCACCAGTATTGGTCTTACCAAAACCaaaagaaccatatgaagtttactgtgatgcgtctcaccaaggtttggaaTGTGTcttgatgcaacacaagaaagttgtagcttcgcctcaagacaattgaagaCCCATCAAAGAAaatatcctactcatgatttagagcttgctgctgtagtttttgcattaaagatttggaggcactacttatatggatgcacgttcatagtgttcagtgaccataagagtttgaaatatttgtttgatccgaaagaattgaacatgcgttagagaagatggatggagactcacaaggattttgatttcacattgcAGTACCACCATGGGAAGGCAAATAtggtggctgatgcgttgagtagaagaagtgtgtcAGTGTCTTCAGCagtgatggctagacaacaagagttatGGGAAGCATTTAGAGACCTACACATggacgtagagtttgcaccagggattttgaaattcggaatgacaAAGATTTTGAGTGGTCTACTTGAAGACATTCCGAATTTTCAAGATGATGCGTTAAtccaagagaagaggaacctaatagtgcaagggaagacaactgagtttatGATCGGaccaaataatattttgagatgtaatgggaGGATTTGTGTAACAACAGTTGCAGATctgaggaaaacaattttagaagaggcgcataagagtaaattgagtatccatcctggggcaacaaagatgtatcaggactTGAGACAAAATTATTGCTGGCCAAGAATGAAGAGGCATGTAgtggagtatgtatcaacttgtttaacttgttaGAAAGCAAAAGTGGATTGAGTTCAGCATACCATCCGCAAACAAACGGGTCGACTGagaggacgaatcagtccttggaagatttATTGAGAGAACGTGTATtggatgatagaggaagttgggataaTGTACTGCCATTGAttgagtttacctacaacaatagttttcacgcaagtattggaattgCACAATATGAGGCTTTGTATGGACACAAGTGTCAGTCacctttgtgttggtataaggacggtgaaagtatgattgtagttcttgagatggtgcaacagactacaaaTAACTcctcacaagatcgtcagaggAGTTATGcagacaagcgtcgcagacctTTAGAATTCGAGCAGGGTGACCATAtttttctgagagtcacacctacgaCTGGAGTTGGCAGGGCCATAAAGTCACAAAAATTAACTCCAAAATTTATTGGAGCATACCAAATTTCTacactaattatatatatatatgaaaccATCAGAGGAGGATTTTTTTCACTTTTCCCCTTCAGCTTCTTCGTTCCCATTCCCCTGCcttctttatgttttttttataaataaaaaaataaaagaaaagaaaccaaccTTGTGATACGAAAGGCAATGCTCTATCCTTCAGTTTTGGTGGATTCCTCTTTCAGCTTCCTTCACTCcatcttcctttctttcttaacaAAAGCAAAATAGTGTTGgtgatttcaagaaaaaaaaatcgcAAAACAAAAACCTCTATTTATctactagatctaagcttccattTGAGAAATATTAGGAGGGAAAGTTGCTCCTCTCCACACTAGGGTGCTTGTGAGCTAACTTTTGAGGTGTCGACGTGAGCGAGAGTTTTCACCATATTTGATTGCGATTGCGAAAACAGTTGAGAAAGCGATAACGAAGGTAAGgactccttccaaatttttttcACCGTATATGTGTGTGATTGATGGATTAATAATGTGTGATTGTGTTTAAGGTGTGAAAATACAGTTTGTCACTTGTTATGAATTTATGGTTAATATTGATGTGTTTAAGGTGTGCTTATGTATGAATTTGTGGACACTAAGTTTTGATGCAATTATGTGATTCAAAACTGATTTATGTGTGATTGAGGAGTGGATTTGGTGGAGATTAAATTTGAtatgtttgagttacgtaatgagttattttcaaataaatgagtttgaactgaagttgaaattttacaaacaaaaaaaaaaaattagatttgttaaagttgtgaaaaagttcaaattttaactaagttaaagagtttgagaaaaaagttagattaaaattaaaatggttagagtttaaaatgttactcttttaattacttttggactgagtttaaaaagaaaaagtttagagtattttattaactcaaaatttCGGTGcgttaatagtcgagtgtgtgtatgtgtgatttggacaatatttgttttatttagttttaactaaataatgtagattatttggttttaaaaatttggtgtgtgagaaagaaataattttgggaatttcgttgtggttggataaattttaattttgaacaaattgttataaatatttatgttgatgtagttagctccttgagtctcgaaaaggaatcgagactgttggcaccgagttagcgttGGGGAGAagtctgatatattaatgttgttgtggtgattaagttttgatgtgattatgtatccataactgataatatgtgCATTATGAATTTTATGGAGGAAAATCTGTTTGAGTATACtctgtgataagtttgaaaaatcgttagtgttaaatggatattaaaaatggggaatcttttaatagctgcatttacttaatgattatggtgaaaagagtcagagtatgctcatgcattttatagcttgtggtgatcgtgatgggccatagtgttagtggtgaccgcgatgggccacggtgttaagtggtgaccgtgatgggccacgaggtGGTTCCATGTGATAgttggtccatcttatccttatGAGAATTTAACTGATgtgtaaggcctgtgataggctacactatagtaaatcgtgctagcctgtgagagactgcacctcGGTATTAGTACTAAGGcttgtgataggcagtacaattaagatttacgccccttcgaggagggtttttgtTGGAAATTCCAGAATCACGTGCattggcatatacacattgcattagggtgattgacacgcgagtcatgtttgttatactatgatgattgtatatacatactcgattgttgtttgttattgtgTTGTAAATGCTTTGAGAAACGAATTTGGGTTTATTAAATTTCGATGTAATtacgtgttcataattgatgtcatgaatgtttgatgtgtgaatttgtggagattaatttggtgtgaattatgtgttcataattgatattatgaatgtttgaagtgttaatTGATTCATAGCCATTTTAGAACTAAAAGTCTGCATTTTtctcagttgtattcggctacgacagtgctgtattcgaatacgacagtgcaattttgttaaaaacttcattttcaactttgtttatgcatttttgacatatgaaaaccttttcgaggagtatgctaagacgaaaggtttCCTTGAGCATTTGAAACATAAGaattttgctaagtgttatttgttaattttggttgatgaccctttacaattattgtggaaatttgggtttttccctcagatgatacccgagttcgtTCCACTGACTGTTACCTTGACGACGGAAATGTCGTTAGATTTCCCTGACCGAGACTCGCCGACTGCTTGGGTATACGACCTCATCTCAAGCAGGGATATTTATACGGGGAGGGTAGTGAGGACAAGTAGGAGAGTTGAAGTAGTATACCTAATGGAGCTCACTCGCGAGAGGATCGATTATCCAGTACCTTCAGGATTGGTGCTTGGGATCCGTGGAGCATGGGACGATGCAGAAGATTCCTCAGTTAGAGTTGAGGCGGAGGCCACCGTAGGAGCTGAAGATATAGTGGTTGGGCTGGAGATTGGTGGAGAGGATAAGGGGTCGATTCCATTAGGAAGGGATATTGCAGGACCGTCAAG from Cicer arietinum cultivar CDC Frontier isolate Library 1 chromosome 3, Cicar.CDCFrontier_v2.0, whole genome shotgun sequence encodes:
- the LOC113784157 gene encoding uncharacterized mitochondrial protein AtMg00860-like, giving the protein MNRIFSPFLDKFVVVFIDDILIYSRTEEEHGKHLHQVLEVLHEKKLYANLSTCKFWLENVNFLGHVITKKGIVVDPAKIETVLTWKQPQTITCIRSFFGLAGYYKRFIEVLVLPKPKEPYEVYCDASHQGLECVLMQHKKVVASPQDN